A segment of the Sphingobacteriales bacterium genome:
AATTTAGTTTCAGGGCAGATGCTCTTCATGAAAACAATCCGATGATGGGGCATCGTGGTGTCAGGTTGGGTATTACACATCCTGAAATAACAGAAATGCAGGCAAGAGCTATTTTTGAAGCCACTGCAGAGCTTATTCAGGAAGGTAAAAATCCGTTTCCTGAAATCATGATACCTGTTACCTGTATTGCTACAGAACTCGAACACCAATACAAAATCATTAATAAAATACACGCAGAAGTTTGTGAAAAATTCGGCATGAACGAAATTCCGCATCTCGTTGGAACCATGATTGAAATACCAAGGGCAGCACTAACCGCAGCCAAAATAGCTGAACATGCCCAGTTTTTCTCATTTGGCACCAACGATCTTACCCAGATGACCTATGGCTTTTCGCGTGACGATATAGGTGGCTTCCTGCCTCTTTACCTTAAAAATAAAATTCTTCCTTTTGACCCCTTCAATATTCTTGATCAGGAAGGAGTTGGGGAACTGATGAAATTTGCCGTGGATAAAGGAAGGGTTACCCGTCCCAAACTTAAGGTCGGTATTTGCGGTGAACATGGCGGAGAGCCTTCAGCAGTGGAATTTTGCCATAAAATAGGATTTGATTACGTCAGCTGTTCGCCTTTCCGTGTCCCTATTGCCAAACTGGCTGCTGCTCAGGCCAATGTCAGATTTAAACGATAGACTGATTTTTTAAGTTATTGCAAAAATATTTTCTTTTAAACGAAAGAAAATATTGGTTTTTTGGTCTTATCCTTGTTTAATTATCGTGCTATAATTTTTTACAAATGAAAAAAACCGCATTATTATTTATTTTATCCCTTTCATTGGTCTTTCAAAGTCTGTCACAACCCGGGAAATTCAATGGCAACATGCCAAAAGACGGTAAAATAACCGGAAGGGTAATTGATGAAACCACCAGACATGGGGTTGCTTATGCAAGCATTTCCCTTCATTCTGAAAAAGATTCTTCCATTGTGGGGGGTACGATCACCGATAACGGGGGTTATTTTGAAATTTCAAACCTGGCTTACGGTAAATATTATGCATGGGTTACCTTTATTGGTTATGAGAAAGTTAAAATTCCCGAAATTCATATTTCTCCGAAGCAAAAAGAAGTGATCCTTGGCAACATCAGTATAAAAGAATCATCGCTTGTGCTGAATGAAGTTGAAATTTCGACAGATAAAAGGCATATTGAGTATAAAGTGGATAAAAAGGTCATCAACGTTACCCAGGATATTATTGCCGCAGGAGGAACAGCTGTAGATGTGCTTGAAAATACACCCTCCGTGCAGGTGGATGTTGACGGGAATCTCACTCTCAGAGGCAGTGGCAGTTACACCGTTCTGATTGACGGCAAACCTTCTGTTTTATCAGGAAGTGATGCCTTAAAACAAATTTCAGCCTCAACGATAGAAAAAATTGAAATCATCACCAATCCTTCCGCAAAATACGACCCTGATGGAATTGGCGGAATCATCAACATTATTCTCAAAAAAAGCATTACAGAAGGATTTAACGGAATCATCAATGCCGGAGTAGGAATGTTTAAAAACTATTCGACAGATGGAACTTTCAACCTTCGTACCGGGAAAGTCAACCTGTTTGCCGGATACGACCTGAATAAGAGAGGTGGTCCGGGCAAATGGATCAACGAAAGAGAAGCAGATTTTGACACAGTTACTATCTTTACCAATGCTGATGCCGACAGATCACGAAATTTTGGCGGATATTCCTTCAAAACCGGCCTTGACTGGGAAATTAACAAGGTTAACTTTATGACCTTTTCAGCTGATTATGGACAAAGAAATTTCGGTTTTACAGGTAACAGCCGATACCATGAATATACTCAGCCCGTTATTTATGATTATTATTATCTCAGGGATAACCTGAGCAGTAATACCCACAATACTTTTAATACCAACCTGTATTATCAGCACAAATTCCTCCAGCCTAATCACAATTTCAGTGCGTCTGTCAATTACTCTCTGTTCTCAGGCGACAACTATGAGCTGAACACCAATCAGTTTTCAGACAGCCAGTGGAATGGAATTGCAGCCAAAACTGAAGACAGGGCAACCTCTGAAGTCAATGGGA
Coding sequences within it:
- a CDS encoding TonB-dependent receptor, translated to MKKTALLFILSLSLVFQSLSQPGKFNGNMPKDGKITGRVIDETTRHGVAYASISLHSEKDSSIVGGTITDNGGYFEISNLAYGKYYAWVTFIGYEKVKIPEIHISPKQKEVILGNISIKESSLVLNEVEISTDKRHIEYKVDKKVINVTQDIIAAGGTAVDVLENTPSVQVDVDGNLTLRGSGSYTVLIDGKPSVLSGSDALKQISASTIEKIEIITNPSAKYDPDGIGGIINIILKKSITEGFNGIINAGVGMFKNYSTDGTFNLRTGKVNLFAGYDLNKRGGPGKWINEREADFDTVTIFTNADADRSRNFGGYSFKTGLDWEINKVNFMTFSADYGQRNFGFTGNSRYHEYTQPVIYDYYYLRDNLSSNTHNTFNTNLYYQHKFLQPNHNFSASVNYSLFSGDNYELNTNQFSDSQWNGIAAKTEDRATSEVNG